A window of Hordeum vulgare subsp. vulgare chromosome 5H, MorexV3_pseudomolecules_assembly, whole genome shotgun sequence genomic DNA:
GAGCTATGATAAAATTATTTATGGTGTCAAATGATTACCAACGATTTTGTACTACTATTCTGTAGTGACAAAGTAATGTTACACATGTGCAGTGACCCTGGTATATTTAGAAGAATGAACAGTGGCCATTTTTTCCTGGCTTCGTCTCTGGTTGCTAGAGTgatctttattcttcttcttgttccggTAGCGGTGTTATGAACCCTTTATAACAAGTACTCGTAACTGCTGTTCACAAAATTATTTATTATATTCATGCTTTCATGTAACATGAAAAGTACATGTTTCTTTCAGGGCTGCTGCATATACACTTCTTAATATGTGCAATGAAGCTGTTGAGGACTGCCTGAAGTCAATTGAAATTGATCCGAACTACAGCAAAGCATATAGCCGCCTTGGATCTGCTTATTTTTCAATGGGGAATTTTCATGATGCTTTACACAAGGGATACTTGAAAGGTAGGTAGAGTATAAACCTTAAGTTGATTTTGGTAAAACAGTGATGTATTGTGCTATATGTTACATTATGAGGTGCAGACGAAAGTCCTCATTTGTGCAGTTGTGTGTTAATTAGTTCTTCTGGGAAGAATTTTTTATTTGAATTTTAGGCTGAAACATTGAGCCTTCTCTTAACTTTTAACTTGCATAGTATCCAACCTAACAAAAGAAACAATTGTTTTTGTATTTTATGTAGATTATTCTGTTACGATCCATCATTCCACAATCTACTAAATTGATGTGACTCTAAATTTATATATTTATAGTGTTACCATACATCCAATCTTGTCAAACAGATATTTGCTTCTCCTGCCATGTTATCTGACGATGGCTTGCATTCAGTACTGTGTAAACTCTGGTTTTTATATTGGATGTATTCTCTTCACCTTGCAGTGATTGTAACATTTTAGCAGTTAATTGTTTCCGTCTTGTGTCCATCAAATTAACAGTTCCATTTGCAATTCACCTACATtatttattactccctccgttccgaattACTTGTTGTAgagatggatgtatctagaactaaaaatacgcctagatacatccattcttgcgacaagtAATTCGAGGTGGAGGGAGTATATCCAGTAATTTGGACCGTATGGGGAACTCACTTTGTTCTTCCTGCAGCCTCTGAACTTGAGCCTGGCAATGAAAATGTTCGACTGAATATTGAGGTAGCCTTCTTTtgttttctcttctctttctcggtAGGGGTCTGGATAGAGTTTGTTTCCTTCTATTAGCACTAATCACTACTGATTTTTATTTTGCTCTGCGTCGAAAACTTTAGGTCACCAAAAGGAAGCTGGCTGAACAGCGAGCTGCACCAGGACAGGTACTGTGACCAGAAATCTACATGTGctttttgaaatgaactatgaaatttATCCTGTTGGCTTAACAAATCAGGACTGTCATTTCTCTTATAATATAACAATGTGCATGATCAGAGCTCATACTTGGAACCTCCATGATATGTTAATATGCGTAGAATGTTGATATTGTTTGGTCATGTGGGTATGATTTAATTTCTTTCCTTGGACTTCTTGAAATCACCGAGTAATCCATCTCCTTGTTTGTAGAACACACATGCACGTCAAGGACAAGAATCACATTCATGGTTTGGTGGCCAGGCGAGCAGTGGTGTTCCTTTCACAGTATTCCCTCCTGGAAGTGCTCCTCCCCCTCCTGAATTCTTCAATATGATGAACCTTGGGCCTGGTTATGGCCAGCAGCCACCTCAGCATTCCGTAAATATAAATCTGAATGACATCTTTGGTCATGCAAACGTCAATGGGAATGCCCAGGGGCACCCGTCTTGGAATCCAGGCACCCAAACCCCACCGGCTCCTTTCCCAGCAAACACTGCAGTCCCTCCCGCTTTCTCCTTCATGGGCTCGGGCAATGAAGAAAATCATGCGCAGCAGGCTTCAGGCGGACATGGCGGAGGGCAGGGTGAACCCACCGGTGCCCAGACGGACGCAGGCATCCACATAAATATTGGGGAGAACATGGTGAGCCCGGAGCAGGCCGCCGAGGCTCTCAGAGCTGTGATGCAGATGTTTGGACCGCAGATGGGGCCAAATGAAGGCGGCGGTGCGCCTAGAGGTTCGTTGACTCTCTCTTCTTTATACTTTATTACAAGGGTCTTTTTCGTTTTCTCACTGAATTTTGCATCTCGGTTGGTACCTGAAACACATCAGGGGGGCTAATGTGcatttttgccattttccttaaAACACCAGTAGTATCATTGTTTGTCTTGTAAAGGGATCATTATAATGTGCACCTCTCTAGGTGAGTGCCTTGCATTAACTGTTACTCCAACAGGCTGAGTCACTGACTGCTCTACTGCGATGTGCGCTTTGCTTAATTGTGCATGCAGgagcgccgccaccaccaccacttggTTCAATCTGATCTGGTCTGAGAAGCCGAGCCCAAAGGAGTGGAGtgtaatgttgttgttgtggacttgtggttgttgttgatagTCTGTCAGACATCCCCGCTGCCGTCGGCCTGCGTTGTATGGCCTCATCACATTGTTGTCCTGGTTCTGGTTGGTAAATGTGTTGGCTGTTTACAAGACACATGGCCATGGACCTGTTGCATCCTGCCGCTACCATAACCCTCTCTCTTTCCATCTGAGAATCAACAGAGAAAAGATGAAGAATCCATGCATGCATGTACCTGCGAAAGATTTCCTTTCCTAGCCGTCCATTGTATTGCCTGATTGACGATGGATGCTCTTTAAAGAAATACTATAAGACTTGGGAGGGAGTATCTGACTAGATAAATATACTTGGGAGGCACTCTTTTGATTTTGGTTGAGTAACTTGATGGCTAGCTGTTGGTAAATAACTTGATGGCTGGCTGTTTGCTTTGGCTTTTGGCTTATACCACCTTCTGCTAGttaaatatttttctaaatttgAAACAAGTTTATGAATTTTAAAAATTCATGAGTTTGGAAAAAGGtgttatgattttttttaaatcacgaatttgtgaatgttcatacatttgaaaaagttcatgaGGCCGAATTTTTTCacaaattttagaaaaataataaaacatcTCTCAACTCGTTGGACTTACTTGTAGACCACGTCAAGTCGGGCAAATCCTATTGGGCTTTGTAAACCTTCTGGAAGCTTCCTATCGATGaacctttttgttttgtttaggtTTTTACAGGACTGGCTTTTGTGCgggttttctctttttattttcttgtttattttattaacctttttcttttactttcccATCTAACTTTTAATTACTTTTTCCTTTTTTGGAAAAAAAAACCTTTTAAAATTTCAACGAACTAATTtccgaacgaacaatttttttaaatcaatgaactttttccaatttaatgatttttttttttaaatctaTAAAGTTTTATagtttatgatgatttttgttgaatatcgatgaacttttttgaaaactgATGAATTTTTAGAAGATCTGTGAACTTTTTTTGCAGTTCAATGAATATATTTTTAAATCAATAAACCTTTTTGCAAAATTTATGAATGTTTTTCACAATTcctgttattttatttgtttttttttcaatttcatggttttTGTAAACTCACAAACTTTTTTTAGCAAGTCCATGAACCTTTTATTATTTCATGAACATATTCAAAATGTCAAAAAACTGGATGCTGATATTTTTCTTGTACCAGCAGCGCAACACAGCCGGAGAAATATGCAAACGAATAGAATTTATGGGGCGAACAATTGTTTTTTAGAGCAAGCGAGTGGTGTTTAATGGGCCACGGCCCGTGACCCAACCACATATGATGGCCATCCGTCAGAGATAAGGCATGCAATCATTAATTGAGAAATACATCTTTTAAAGATCACTCTCACCTTCCCAGACTACCATAAGTAGCACACTGCATGCGTGTTACTTGTCAAAATCTGAAAGTTTTATCATTTTTCGTAGATATGTATttttaaaacgttttatctccCAAACCGTGTGTCCAAATCTGAAACCGTTTTCATCGTTGGGTTTCTCGCATcgaaatctttaaaactagatcccatgttaatagattttgacaaacttttttttgcATAAAAAACTGAACGAAAGAAACCGTGCCTGTCGCGATAGGAAAAACGCGtttgttttgcattttttttccGTTTCGAGAGGGACGGTTGTACCTCTCACGAATGCAAAACCGTGCATCTCGTAGAAAATAATAatagaaaacgcgtttttttccttttcaagAGGCAAGGCCGTGCCTCCCGTGGAGAAGAAATCGTGCGTCTCGCGTAAGCAAAACGGTGTCTCTTGCAAAAAAAACACACTAAAAGAGCGTTTTTTCTTTTCCAAGAGGCACGATCATGCCTCTCGCGAACGCAAAACCGCGCCTCTTGCGATATCAAAATCGTGTCTCtcgtaaaaaaatagaaaacaattttttcatgcaattttttttaattttcttttATCAAAAAATGAAAGAAGACCAGTGAAAAAACAAAACACCAAAAAAACTCGAAAGAAAAACAATCTAAAAAGCCATAAACACAtgcgaaaaataataataaaaaagaaataCGGAGAAAATGCTCAGATCGCGACACGTGCCGGTGACTGAGAACGTGTCATTAGAGTGTTCGCTGGGAGGTTTGTGAAGAAGCGCTCCGTAACTAGTTGCTCCTGATAAGGCTTGCTCCACTCAAGAGTTTCTAAATAAATTTTGAACCGGTTTGTTATGGTGGGATCTGATGTCAGTTCTTGCCAAAAAAAGTGGTGACCCAGCAGCAGGTCGTGGGCGTCAAATGGGGCGCTAAGAAGCTGGTGTGGAGAGCAACTAATTAAAGCATAACCCTACGAGAGCCCTTACAATGGTCACTTTTGTGGGATGATAGTGCGTCAAGTGATGCGTCCAACCATTTTCATGTGTTGACGCTCTCTTCAGGTTTTTTTTCTGCACATAATATGTTTTTGAGTTCTagatttttcttttgcctttttattttatcCTTAGTTTTTCCTAGGTTTTGGAGGAAATTATGaaattttttctgtgatttttttTGTGCTTCAAGAAGAAgtatatattttctttttctgaagTCACAGATTTGCTTCCGTGGAAAGCACAACTTGGAAAGGCAAATATACCTTGTTATTTTTCTTCTACGAAACGCATATATTCGCTTCTTGGGCCGACACGGATTTGCTTTCGCGACAAGCACAACTCAGAGAAGAAAATATCAAGACTTTTTTTTTTGCATGCTTTGTTTTTGATACCACAAGAAGCATTGATTTGTTTGTGAAAATGCACAATTTGCTTTCCACTAGACACAGATTTGCTTTCACAACAAGCACAACTCAGAGGGGAAAATAACAAGATTTCTTTTGCATGGTTTGTTTTTTATATCACAAGAAGCATTGATTTGTTTGTGAAAACACACAAGTTGCTTTCCACTAGAAACATAACTGAGTTCTCAGAAAGGGAAATATACATGACATTTCGAAAATGTTCACTCCTTAAAAACTTTACAtgatattttgaaaaatgttatgCAATGCAACAAAATTTTGCATAATTCAGAAAGAAATAGTTCATAACATTCAAAAAATGTATATTATATTTAAAAAAATCACGATTTTCAAAATTAAATTTGGGActttaaaaaatataaaatataaaacaTGTTCGCATGGATAATTTTGTTGGTATCAGTAAAAACATTCAAGGTACAGTTGAAAAATGTTCAAATGTTTGTACTTGAATTTAAAAATAAAACTGTATTTAAAATTGTTACAATGCCTTTGATTTTTAACTTAATGTATACAATTGTTTTGTATACAaaagatgtgcatgtgtatgaaAAATTAAACATTACAGCTTATATTTAGGAAAGAGGTTAATTATGCGATGCAAAAACATGGTTAATTATGTATTTTGAAAATGTGAAACATGTAAAATTGTATCTAATTTGAACAGAAAATGTGTGATACGTCTGAAAAGCATATACATGCGatgacaaaaaaacagaaaattgtGAAAATTGaagaaagaaataaagaagatCTCAGAAACCTGataaaaagcagaagaaaaaccaATGAAAATTGTGAAACCttaagaggaaaagaaagagaaaaaacacCTAGAGTAAGTAACAGTACCAGACCGATAACTAGCCTCGCACATGAGGCGAGCCGAAATTAGCTCGCACATCAAGTGAGAGAAAATGTCATCTCTAGCTTAAAGCGAGATCTGCATCCGTATCGCCTAAAGGGCTCGTGCGTATGCCATTCCCAATAGCCATGTAGCTACATAGCTAGTTCAGTTTCTTGCTCGCTTGTTctactttttttcttttttttctttgggtgttttttttcttggtttttctgttttaaattatttttatatCTTTCATTCACACTTAATACCTGTTATTTTTAGGTTTTTATTTCAGGTTtcctttgtttttatgttttgagTATCCTTTTCGATTTTCATAGGTTTTTATTTGTACATTTTTCCTATACTCCAGGAACAATATTTAAATAGACGTTCAACTTTTTTGAAAACTTATAAGTTTTGTTGTTTATTTTTAAATACACATTGTATATATTGTCTTCATACGAGGAATATTTTTTTACATACATGTTTATGATTTTTTAGTAATGTACTTTGCGTTGTCTAATATTTCCATAAACATTTGTACATCGTTTTGTATACATCAGAAATATTTTATACATACATGTTTATCAATTATCAAATCCATGGTTAACTTTTTGTAAAACACATATTTTTTAGTCTTCTTTTTCCATCCACTTTCTTAAAACAAATTATACAACAAGAATATTTTTATATACAAGTTTAGCATTGTCCAAATGCATGattagcatttttgaaaacttatatTTGTTTTGTTGATTTTTTCCATACACATTCTACAATTTTACTATATGTgataaatataaaaaaaatcgTTTCTAAGAGGCACGACTGTGCCTTTCGAGGAAGCAAATTCGTGCCTCTcgagagaaaaaaatattttttcacgcattttttgatttgttttttcaTCCAAAAGCTAAGAAAGACCGTAGGAAAACTGAAACACCGAAAATACCCGTAAAAACCATTTGAAAAGCCGAAACACTTGTGGAATATTTTTTAAGATAAAACGTACTGAACGCGACACATGACGACGGCTGAAAACGCGTCATATGGCGTCACCTAAGAGTAATCCTTAAGAGGCTCCCGGAGGAATGCTCCTTAGATAGTTGCTTCCTAAAAACAGATGTTCTCTGCATCTAATTCTGGGGGGTCAACATGAGAGACTCAAAAGGAAAAAAGCCCGAGAGAAGCCCAAAAAATATGCATTGTGATTGTTCATAGGCCGGTTTTGTATGGCCGATTTTACCCATTGTTCCAGTAAATCTATTGACAGTTCATGCCTGGTCGTGGTCTCATGTACCTTGTACGCTTGTTGTATTCTCTCTATGTGCGCGCACACACACATCCGGGAATTGACGTACCATTCGTTAGCCCATGCTTGTGTGATGAATGCCGCGATGACGCCATAATTTCAAGTAAAAGAAAGATGCATGTTTAATCTCGAAAATCAAAAGGTGAATATGGGTGCACGCACATACACATGAATAATAAATTCATAAAATAATACTGattattttaaaaaattctgaaattttgcgGTAAGAAACTTAGTTGATCATTCTACTCGCGTGGAAAGTTTCATCATGTATTGACATCCATGGTATTTTTAGTGAAGAAAATATAACTGTGGTCATACTATTCATCAAACAGTGTTTTTAATATAGCTTCGGTTTTGTTATTTTTGCCCAGATTACTACGGATGTGatttcttcgtgaagcttcatacaCGAGTATACTAGTTGACTATGTATACTACGAAAATAAATTCTgatttctttattttttctagcattttttgaatttatttttttaaTGTTCACCAAATCCGCGTCGGTTTGATCTTTCTTTTTTTATGCTTGTTCTTGTTTACAATGCATCCCTGATTGATGAAGCTTGTGGGCCTCTGAGTCCATATTCCATAGACgtgcacatgtatgtgtgtgtctGCTTTGCTGTTTATCTATGTACTATTGTGTGGGCTAGAATCATCTtacatttttggtggctacatgaGGGAAGGGGAGGTCAGGACTATCCACAATGAAAAGTAACATAGAGTAATAACATGTATATGTTACTAGTCTAATCTACGATTTTCATAATGGATAGTAACATTAGATTACAGACTCATCTTGTCTTGATATCATGGTATGTGTTGGACGCGGCGTTTTGGCTGCCGAGCTCAGATGAGCCCAGGCGTGAACAGTATGCCGGTTTGGGGTGCAAAAATACTTCACAAAAGTTCAATGTTTTCGTGGTGCAAGATGCTCCTATGTGTGAACTTTCTGTAAAATTTTGTGAAGTTTGGACATTCGAGGAGCTCAcagcaaaaaagacaaaattcAGATGTGTGAGAAACTTTTGAAAATCACACTATTCATGCCTGATTTTGTCTTTCTTACCGCGAGCTCCTCGAATGTTCAAACTTCATAAAATTTTGCAGGGAGAGCACCTTGCAtcataaaaaaaaatattttttgtagtcCAAACCGCCATACTGTTCACCAGGCTCATATGAGCCCGGGCTCGGAGATGGATTACCGGTATGTGTCATGTtacttagagcatggttaatagtagagTCAACTGCTGGCTATATGGTGTTGTTATGTCATACATAGTCATCACTTATAGTCACTCATACAATAAGCTTAGATACAAGGTTGGCTATAAGAGTACTATTTTTTaatgttctctctatttttttctttatatttattgcatttaTCTAAAAATACGCATATAGCTAGGCTCTTGCATGAGAGCCCACTCCCACCATTTTGTTATGCCCCTCTCCTCCACATAGGCGAAAATGTTATTTAAGCGGGATAAACccattattgtacttgctctcatagtatgagtaactagctatgttactcggtttctttttctatttattaATTAGTTGTCATATCATATTTTTTATTTAGATAACATCTATGTTACTACACATGTTACTTTTACTGTGGTTAGTCTAAGAGAAAGTGAAGCCTGTGTTTTCTCTAGATGTAGCATGTGGCAGACAGGGAGTATGATCCAACCAAAGTGCACCAATCATTTCGCGGATCCTTCTTTCACCTTTTTTGCATGCGTACATTCCGGTAGGAATAAATGGCTACCTGGCTGGCAATCTAGGTTAGCTTCTTTTCTTTCTACTTTCTTTTTTCAGCTTATTGAGATTCTAGAACATCTACAGCCGGAGTTAGTAAATTTGACCCCAGTGAGTTCGCGGACATTGACCGAACCTTCAAATCTTCGCTTTCACAACCGGACTTAGCATATTAAACTTGTAAAATACTCCATTCGTTCCAAAATAAATATCGCAAATTTAATATTAAATTAGTATAAAATAATTTTAGTATTAAAACAACGACActtattttagaacggagggaaTACGTCCTTGTCCTCTCATTCATATACGGTGCTTTCTTCCGTATGGGGCCGTATCCCGCGCACACATGGCTTCCCAACGTGGCTTAGGCCACTGTCAGTGGCTGAGGCGAGGCTAATCCGTGCATTTTTTTCAGAAAGCATCCTTGTATTTAATGTTTTACACAAAAAATCCTCAAATAAAATTAAAAAGACTGGAGTAGGGCTGGGGATTCAAACCAACGACCTGCTGCCCAGTAGCATCGCATAGATAACCACTCTACCAACTGACATTTGACATTTAATTAGCACAGTTACCTTTTTACAACATTGACTTTAAAAATTAAAGTACAAATCACCTACATATTTATTTAGGTTTGAATAATTTATACTTAAAAAATTATGGACAAGAATGAATATATGTACTTTTTTGGATAGATCAACGAACTTTTTGTTTTAGTTCGAATAATTTTGAATTTGAAAATCTAGATAAAAGAAAATATAGGTCAAAATGAATGCACGTAAAATTTTCAGACAAATCAATGGAAACTTTGTTTGAATTCAAATAGTTGTAAATTTTTAAATctagttaaaagaaaataaatatcaGAACGCATGTATGTAAATTTTCCGGACAAAtcaacttaattttttttgattcAAAGAATTTTAAATTGAATTTTCTAAATAGAAAATATAGTGCAGAATGAATGAATGTATATTTCTTCCAGAAAAATCAGctcaaattttgtttgaattctaaaataaattaaaaaaatgtaGATAATAGAAAATATAGTTCAGTTGATTTGTCCGAAATAAATTGAAAATCATAATATTTTAAAATGAAAAATAGATGACTCAATCAGAATGAACGCACTCTCCCCGTGATAATATGCATATGTCATGGCGAATTTCTATTTCCCATGTAGTGTTCTTAATTATAAcaagataaataacaacatgtacGTGAACATTTCTATTCCCTGCAGGAATATTTTCTGAATACATGAACATTTCTAAAATGCAACTTATGTTTTAAATTACAAAAATACTTTCTATATtatttaaacattttttaaaatgttaTGTACTATTTGTTTGCAGCATATGAACATTTTGTTTTTTAGTTAGGGCATGAAATTTTTTTAAATGTCACAAACAACAGAATATAAGTTATTTCCTTAGATCTATTTATTCCGGAGGGGAATAGCACAGCAGGTGTCAAGTTTTCGTTTATTCCTTTCTTGGGTTGAACGTTTGAGCGAACATTGTGTTAAAGAACTATTCTTTTGTTAGTCTTACACGGGGACTAGTAAGAAGAATAGGCAATGGTATATGTCTACAAAGATTTGGAGTATAAATTGGAACCCAAGGACTGAGATATGCGTCCCATTGTGGCATTGCCGCATTGGTGATAGACCCTCCACAATTCGCGATTGAATTAATAAACGTTACAGAAGCAAGGTGGGATGTTGAACTAGTGGGGCAAGTTTTTCTCCCATATGATGCTGAGGCGATTATGAATATTCCAAATTTCCAATAAGCACTCGCAACATAGAAGATTACTGGCCGTGGGGCTTTGAGAAGTTGGGTAATTTTCAGTTCACCCGGCTCATAGAATGATGGTGGAAacaaaaaagaagagagatgacTAGCTTGAGGAGAGGCATGGATCTTCGAACACGGCTGCTGATAAAGACTCTTGGGACATGTTATGGCATACTATGGTTCCGGCAAAGTTGAAAATGTTCTTGTGGAGACTAGCCC
This region includes:
- the LOC123396628 gene encoding small glutamine-rich tetratricopeptide repeat-containing protein-like, producing the protein MGNMTRSDSPVSRRIVLSFVDFLNSVELAPGANHEALEVAKDCLESLFCINSSSTSEMIQPGLLLELFTCLQANEQDRARPDPVSRSVLDKPTCSASTSNIQEESNKCTTSNSEGQVEETFDLDHAGDELFAKFYAALDEINFFKISPAGDEDPDQLSKTSQFFGDALLEVRKSGRQVASLVDLAEFFKSKGNDFMRSKQHLKAVELYTGAIALSRKNAIYYCNRAAAYTLLNMCNEAVEDCLKSIEIDPNYSKAYSRLGSAYFSMGNFHDALHKGYLKASELEPGNENVRLNIEVTKRKLAEQRAAPGQNTHARQGQESHSWFGGQASSGVPFTVFPPGSAPPPPEFFNMMNLGPGYGQQPPQHSVNINLNDIFGHANVNGNAQGHPSWNPGTQTPPAPFPANTAVPPAFSFMGSGNEENHAQQASGGHGGGQGEPTGAQTDAGIHINIGENMVSPEQAAEALRAVMQMFGPQMGPNEGGGAPRGAPPPPPLGSI